In Papaver somniferum cultivar HN1 chromosome 1, ASM357369v1, whole genome shotgun sequence, a genomic segment contains:
- the LOC113286669 gene encoding uncharacterized protein LOC113286669 isoform X2: protein MVSEQDEEKEKERRKNRYKPSSSSSSNSWPNKNVSHKEEEGMRVWGILLFGLIGATATTLAVGQLRYTINWIYSQFGRTPASWKGTSNGSYSSSFKEEARRRYQQRMQEELEEEIERVERIRRMQSVFNRERNKHRRGFERWRENEAEPDAYHQHFQREDWYWKTSTSHKAENSNARAAPREPGSYMLSHHYSILGLDRWRTKPYTEAEIKGLG, encoded by the exons ATGGTTTCAGAACaagatgaagaaaaagagaaagaaagaagaaagaatagatataaaccatcttcttcatcatcatcaaattcatGGCCCAATAAAAATGTTTCtcataaagaagaagaaggaatgagGGTTTGGGGAATTCTATTGTTTGGTCTTATTGGCGCCACCGCCACCACTTTAGCT GTTGGACAATTGAGATACACTATTAATTGGATATATTCCCAG TTTGGCAGGACACCGGCGTCATGGAAAGGCACATCAAACGGTTCATATAGTTCAAGTTTCAAGGAGGAAGCACGCAGAAGATATCAGCAACGGATGCAGgaggaattagaagaagaaattgagagaGTG GAACGTATAAGGCGTATGCAGAGTGTATTTAACAGAGAGAGGAATAAACATAGGAGGGGCTTTGAAAGGTGGAGGGAGAACGAGGCAGAGCCAGATGCATATCATCAGCACTTCCAGCGTGAAGATTGGTATTGGAAAACCAGTACATCTCACAAAGCTGAAAACTCCAATGCTAGAGCTGCTCCAAGGGAGCCTGGAAGTTATATGTTATCTCATCACTACTCGATTTTGGGCCTGGATAG